The genomic region AGCGGATCACCGACGACGGCAAGGACCAGATGCGGGCCCTCGGCTTCAACATCTAAATCCCCACCGCCTCCCTCGCCTCGCTTCGCGTCGGCCAGGGAACCCTCCCCGCTACCTCCCCAATCTCGCAAGCTCGATTGGGGCACCTCGGTAGCGTGGGCCCAGGCGGAGGCCCCTGACATGAGACGACGGCCGGTCACCTTCCCAGCGAAGGTGACCGGCCGTCGTCGTTCCCCACCGGCCCCCTAGCCTCGCAAGCTCGGCCAGGGAACCTTGCCGGCGTGGGCCCACCTCAGAGGGTGGGGGCGCTGAACGTGTCACACTGGTTGATGTCGCCGGTCTTGTAGCCCTGGTAGAACCACTTCTGCCGCTGCGCGCTGGACCCGTGCGTCCAGCCCTCGGGGTTGACGCGGCCCGTGGCGGCTTTCTGGATCCGGTCGTCGCCGACGGCGGAGGCAGCAGACAGCGCGTCGTTCAGGTCCTGCTGCTTGAGCGGCTCAAGGAAGGGCTTGCCGGTCTTCGGGTCCTTCTGCGTGGTGGCATACCGAGTCCAGAGCCCGGCGTAGCAATCGGCCTGAAGTTCCACCCTGACGGCGCCGGAATCCGCGCCCTGCGGATCCTGCTGCGCCTTGTCCAGATCTCCGAGGATGTTCTGAATGTGGTGGCCGAACTCATGTGCCACCACGTATTCCTGGGCCAGCGGGCCACCTGAGGAGCCGAAACGGGTCACGAGGTCCTGGAAGAACCCGGGATCGAAGTAGGCGGTGGTGTCTGGCGGGCAGTAGAACGGGCCCACCTCGGACGTGGCCGTGCCGCAGCCGGTGCGGGTGGCGCCCTCGAACAGCACAGCCTTCGGCCGCGGGTACTTCACGTTGTAGTCAGCGAGATAGGCCGGCCAGAACACGTTAAGGCTGTTGACCGTCCCGGCAATCCGGCAGTCGAGGTCCCTGTCGGCGTCGGAACCCAGCTTGCACTGGGTGAGAGGCGTTCCCGTGCTCTGGGCGGGCTGTTCCCCGCCGGTGCCCAGGAGTCCGCCAAGCAACTGCGGATTGATGCCGAACAGGGCCGCAAGGAGCAGGACGACACCGCCCCCGATGCCTCCGCCGATCTTCGTGCCGCGGCCGACTCCACCGCCACGCCGGTCTTCCACCTGGGATGGGTCCAGCTCGACCCCGTCATTGAAGCTCATGTTGTCACAATAGTCTTTGCCACAGGGCTGTGGCAGGCTCAGGCCGGTAAAGTTGGTCCGATGCCTTTTCTCAACAACCTTCAGCGCTGGGCCGATGAACGCCCCGACGACACCGCCGTCGTCGTGGCCGGAAAACGGCTCAGCTGGGCCGAACTGCGCGATGGTGCGCTGGCCGCGGCGGCCGGCAGCTCGGCTCCCGTCACAGTCCTCGCCCAGCCCAATTCCACCCGGTTCGCCGTTGATTTCGCTGCTGCCGTTGCCGGCGACCGTGAGTGCGCGGTCCTGGACCCCGCATGGCCTGAAGCGCTGCAGGACGAGATTGTCCAGCGCCTCGGCAGCAGGGTTGACCCCGTGCCCGGCAGCGCCGGCACAGAGTTGGCGGACGGGGATCCTGCGGCCTCGTTCCTCATTGGTCTGACCTCCGGCACCACCTCCGTACCCAAGGCCTTCACGCGTTCGCGCAGCTCCTGGCAGCAGTCCTTCAAAGCCTCCATGGAGTTTTTCGGGCTCAGCCAGCAGGACAAAACGCTGGCACCGGGCCCGCTGGCCGCGAGCCTCAACCTCTACGCCCTGGCCGAGTGCCTCTACGCCGGCTCTGAGTTCCACACGCTCGAATCCTTCGACGTCGGGGACGTCCACGCCGCCATCGCCCACGACGGCATCACCCGGCTGGTGCTGGTACCCACCATGCTGCGGCTGCTCAGCGAACGCGGGCTGCTGGGCTGCGTGGACGCGTCAGGCGTCCGGACCATCATCTGTGCGGGCTCGAAGCTGGATGCGCGCACGCTGGAGGCGGCCCGCCGGTGGGCACCGCACGCCACCATCTTCGAGTACTACGGCGCGTCGGAGCTGAGTTTTGTCTCCGGTGCAGGGCTGGCCGCGGGGGAGCCGTTCGCCGCCGGAAGCACCGCTATCGGCCGGCCGTTCCCGGGCGTCGAGGTGCGGATCCTGGACGACGCCGGGGCGGAGGTTCCCGACGGGGCGGCAGGCAACATCAGTGTACAAAGCGGGATGGTCAGCAACGGCTACCTCTGGGGCGACGACGGCCAGGCGTTGCGCTGCTTCGACGGCTGGTTCACCGTGGGGGACCAGGGCTACCTGTCCGGCGGGGTGCTGCACATCCTCGGCCGCCGCGCCGACATGATCATCACCGCAGGCAAGAACGTTTACCCGCACGAGGTGGAGCTGGCGCTGTCCTCCGTGCCGGGGGTGGCGTCGGCGATTGCCGCCGGCATGGACGATGACCTCCGCGGCCAGCGCGTGGTGGCCGGCATCGTTCCGTCCCATGGCGGGGTTACGGCGACGCAGCTCAAGACCGGCCTGGAGGACGTCCTGGCCAAGGACAAGCGGCCGCTGCAGTACTTCGCCCTCGACGAGCTTCCGGTGACGGACCGTGGAAAGGTCAGCCGCCGCCTGCTGCTCGAGTGGATCGCAGCCCGTGACA from Arthrobacter globiformis harbors:
- the ypfJ gene encoding KPN_02809 family neutral zinc metallopeptidase gives rise to the protein MSFNDGVELDPSQVEDRRGGGVGRGTKIGGGIGGGVVLLLAALFGINPQLLGGLLGTGGEQPAQSTGTPLTQCKLGSDADRDLDCRIAGTVNSLNVFWPAYLADYNVKYPRPKAVLFEGATRTGCGTATSEVGPFYCPPDTTAYFDPGFFQDLVTRFGSSGGPLAQEYVVAHEFGHHIQNILGDLDKAQQDPQGADSGAVRVELQADCYAGLWTRYATTQKDPKTGKPFLEPLKQQDLNDALSAASAVGDDRIQKAATGRVNPEGWTHGSSAQRQKWFYQGYKTGDINQCDTFSAPTL
- a CDS encoding class I adenylate-forming enzyme family protein, coding for MPFLNNLQRWADERPDDTAVVVAGKRLSWAELRDGALAAAAGSSAPVTVLAQPNSTRFAVDFAAAVAGDRECAVLDPAWPEALQDEIVQRLGSRVDPVPGSAGTELADGDPAASFLIGLTSGTTSVPKAFTRSRSSWQQSFKASMEFFGLSQQDKTLAPGPLAASLNLYALAECLYAGSEFHTLESFDVGDVHAAIAHDGITRLVLVPTMLRLLSERGLLGCVDASGVRTIICAGSKLDARTLEAARRWAPHATIFEYYGASELSFVSGAGLAAGEPFAAGSTAIGRPFPGVEVRILDDAGAEVPDGAAGNISVQSGMVSNGYLWGDDGQALRCFDGWFTVGDQGYLSGGVLHILGRRADMIITAGKNVYPHEVELALSSVPGVASAIAAGMDDDLRGQRVVAGIVPSHGGVTATQLKTGLEDVLAKDKRPLQYFALDELPVTDRGKVSRRLLLEWIAARDSRVRHLV